Sequence from the Polypterus senegalus isolate Bchr_013 chromosome 3, ASM1683550v1, whole genome shotgun sequence genome:
ttagttggaAAGTTATAGGTCTCTGTAATAATTCACCTAGTGTGGTGGAGAGTTTTAATCGGTGTACCTCCAGTCAACAAATGTGCATATGCTCTGTCAAGATACCAATGTATTGTAATAAAGGCGGTGTAGAGGGAACGATAATGCATCGCTATAACAACAAACTTAAAAAGACTGCTTAATAAAACCTTCTCCAACCGACCTGCAAAATTAAGATCCCTGATTACTTTACTAGTAACATAATAGATCTGGTTGATGATTGTCTAATGTATTTTATCCTCCATACTAGCTTCGAACGCATTCGTTGACGCGGAGCTCAGAGGACAAACCCGGCTAGCAAGGACTGCAAGGAGAGACCCCAGTGGAAGCGAGTTCGGGGACTCAAATAATGAGATAATGTAATGCCGCTACTCCGTCATTCTCGACTTTGCTGTCTGGAAGGAAAGCCAGGCGAGTACAGGATTGACTCGCATACTCCCTGCCGGCTTCGAACAACCTCTCCATCATATACATTTCTGTTAAAGTCAACGAGCGTCCAAGGATTAATTCTATTCATACTACAGTATTCATCTCAGgcctttacttttatttatattttacttattagAAAGTATAAAGCAGTATTGTACAAAAAACGGGACACCTGTAATTACTCGTAGATTCAACAACAAATAGAAGtaaattataatattttgaaatcatccataaaaaacaaacaacgcAACAATAAAGCAGTTACATGCACGAATTCTCTGGCGGATCATTTTGCACTACTCCTTCTTATTCTTTGTTCCTAATcctttttgtgaaaaagaaacataaatgttGAACCGCATCAACGCCCCTTTCAGGCTCTCTTTTACTCGAGTCTCCTCCTCAAGATGAAAACCTGAAAACAAAACACCGCAATCCCAGTCTTCCAGTGGCTGCTATCAAATGTTACATCAGTGTATCTTGTGTAAACTGGGGGTTCTCACATAAATACCGTGCCACATCTGGTGACTCGGCTTTACTGTTTCTTAGCTACCGAACGATTTATTAGTGGCAGCCTTTTCCGGGACGATCTGCGGCCATcaattaaagaatttaaaaatattcctcTGTGTTTTCACTTCACCAAAACTgcgttatgattattattatttttttttttaaatagaagagAAACTTAACTTTTTCGGAGGTGGAAGTTAGCTTTGTCCGAAAACAACTTAAAATTGCAACTTAGAATGAAATAACTAAAAGCACCATCAAGGAGAACCTTGTTTGCACTCAAGACCAATTTATTACTGATGAACATATGGCCAATATTTTGCCGCACGTCACAGAGGAGGAAAACAAACATTCCGTGCAATGTTAGCGAAACACCAGGAGCTGAGCCTCTTGGGCAGCTATGCAAACGCACTTGGACGATATCTAGAGAGGAGCACTTGCTTTTGAGTATAAAAAGCACATCATCCTTATCTCTGCACGCACTCCTGACTTCCATTCAAGGTATTTCATTAACTCTCTCCGTCTTAACGCTGGATACACCACTTAGCCCCTTTCAGCAATCACCAGGTGAGCGCAATGTGCCGTATATTCCTCTTTATTTTTCAccttttaatgtaactttatataGGTGAACTAAACTTTAACTCTATCCGTGATTCATTCTCTTCAAGCCACAGATGACGAGCAGGCTACTGTTATGTTATTGCAACCTAGAAGTAAGCAGCACACTAAGAAACCTGAgctttgcctattttttttcctaattatgTTCGACTGAAGGCAAATACACCAGAAAAATGCCTTGGATAAAAATCGGAAAGGTTTTATTATACTCCATAACCTAACCAGTAGCGGTGCTCCTGTCGGGTGTAGTAAATAGCAATACAATTTCACATTTCATGCATGCATTCACAAATTTCCAGAAAACCACAACCACGATATGTGAAGATACATTTCCATTGTGCATCGTgtagacaaaaagaaaagaacgGGACTTGTAAACGTGTATATATTTACTTTATGCTGGAGCCTGAcagtttgtattaaaataaactgaatagcATATTTAATTCGCATGTTTAGGAGTTAACAACAAATTCACGAAAGTTTTAATCTGTGAATATCGTGGGGTCAACTCGGCGTTACATATTATGAAGAGTTTTTTCAGTACATGCAAGTAGCCTTGCAGGAGGAGGTATAAGGAAAGATACCTGTTTAAAGTGAATATACAAAGAAAATTAATGTATGTGTCTAACAGCATTCATCTAACCATTACCTGTAAACGCGTTGTCAAATTCAGGGTAGCGTTTGCCACAGCTTTTCTTGGCAGCATCTAGTGATAGGTAGGaagcatttcaaaatattatatgTCTTAGTGGAGATTCCATTGCCTTCCTCTCAATCAGAATACTTaaatacatacagacatacacaaGTACTGTAcgcattttgtttctttgattCGACGCGCAAGGGCAATAATGTAAAGCATAGCGCTTAGATCGCAAATCAGATACAGTCCGGTAAGAAAAATGTCCAACATGGCTTGCTGTAGATTGAAAGATGGATAGTCATAGGGatgaatatgtgtgtgttttcagtGATTTGATCTTTTTCTAATGCTTTAAGGAGACATCGACTTCGGAAGATTCTACGCTGATGGCAGTTCATCTCTGAGTCAGTAGGGTTCGCTAGAGTATTAGAAATGCACGGTTACACGGAATCACTGCCGCATGTAGTGTTCCGTAAGTGTTAGGTGTATTTTTCGTTGGCGTGCTCGATGTTTTGATAGATATCTATCATTTCCTTGCTTTTAGTCGGGATCATTTTATGAATGAGCAACCTGAGAGAGGGAGAAAACGCGATACATGGTTAAATGGCTTCTTAGATTTAATTTCACCGTAATTGTCGCCGCTTTGACTAAAAACTCGCTCCGACTGCAGAATCAATAATCCCAAGGATACACCAATGATTAATTTCAAGCAATTTACGTTTAAGTTCTTACAATTGTTTCTGTTTCAGTGAATGTAGGTACGAGAGAATTGGTCAAATACAATAAGCTTCAGGGGAGTTGATAAAAGCCTGTAAGACTAAGTTTAACACACTGCTGCATTAAATTCGCCGTTACAAATAAACTGAACGTCTAATAAATAAAGGCATTTCCTCGGGGCACACCACATCTCTAATCTCACAGTGACAAGTTTAATCATTAAAAGAGGAAAACGAATAAAAGCAAAGCGTTTGCCTCAAGGAGAAATATGTTTTGATTTTCTGGAATGAAACGGCTATAACTGGCATTTACCTAAAGGTAACCCCCTTTGGCTAGATTTTAATCCCTTTATTAAACAATATTGGAAAAGGTAGCGTTTTATTTGGTTATGTTTTATCGTCAAAAGAAGAAAGTCAAGTGCAAAGTTAACACCTGAAAGTGCACTTACGTTTTGACTGCAAATATTCAAAATCTATGTTTTTCTCCTAATTTTTTTGTTAGATTTCTTACTTAAATTATTTTAGAGTTGTAAATTTAAAGACTTATCTACACCTCTAAAAAGAATGAGGCTGTTCTGTCAGAGACTTAACCATTGCCTCAGGCATCTGTACACGCTGAAAATCGGCGATTAAACAACAAATCCCCTTACATGATTAAATGCCTTCgtttgacttttcatttttttgaaataatatatCAGAAAGGATTATTGCATTATTAGGCAGAACATATAAAAGCtaatctccattcttttcagagGAAATAATTGgttttgcaaattaaaattatattaaaaaaacgtGAAATCTATGTAATTCACTTCTTTACGTTTAAATTAtcactaacatttttattttgtaagtgtaaGAGGATTCAATGGATGGGTGAAGGGCAGACTACAGTTAATAGCACCGCATAGAAGTGATGTTCAGAATTTTCCAGTCTGTGTAAGTATATATGAGTACTGTAGTTGTTAATATTTGTGTTAGAACTTTGAGTACTAACTGCATTAGACATATCGTTTCAGCGTAGcggaaaaaaagtttattttacttCACTTAGGTTTCTGGTATTAAGAACTTTTCACACAGGTTCCTAATAGAATTACAGAACTGTTTAAAGTTCTCATTTTCTGAGCTTAATTGCTTTTAAGTTATTGTTTCTTGGCTGGAacggaaactttttttttttgcttttctcttgaaTGGATGGCAGCTAATCAAAACTACAGCTATAATCGAATTTATCTCCCTGGTGAGGGTATTTATTTCTCTTACCCTATTGGTTTCAAGTATATCCTGTCTGCACGCCATACAAAAAGCTCCGATTGGCTTTAAGTCGCGATAAAGCGTTAAGGTGCAATTCCCTTTGTCTGCTGCGAATGAAATAGTAGTTTTCACCTTTACTCCATTCGTATGATTGCTTAATCCACTTGAAGTTGTTGTTGGAGATGTGTTTTGACACAGATTGCAAGAAAGCGTTTTCAATAGACTGCGGATATGACTGTTTGGTATAAGACTGGGCAGAGCGCAGGTAAGTGTTTACAGGCGAGACTTCGGCGTATGTTGGAAAAAAACTAATACTATACTTTACAAAATCGTCTAAaggcaagattattttttttaaatttgcacaaTATTCATCAGGATTATTGCAGTTGCGTTCATCTAGAAATTATTAACACAATGTCGTTACGAATTCGTTAAAGGACTGATGCATATTGAATTACGAACAAcagaacatagatagatagatagatagatagatagatagatagatagatagatagatagatagatagatagatagatagatcttgcTACCCAGGCTATATATCAGATTGATCACTTTGTTTTTGAGATCTGTACAATTTCTCGAAAAAAGCTTGAATAAAAAGATAAAGGATCTAACTTCTGGTGTTTCCATTGGCTTTCGGTTTCAAAGTAAACTCCCAGATACATGCGCTTCTTTATAGAACTGGATAGAAACATCAGTAATATATGTTAATAGTTATGATCAAGAAAGGTTaaagatgtattttattttcGGTAATCGGGACCACAGTGGACACTTTCCTTCCTTCGCTTACATGATGGTCACGGACTTGTAACTGATTGCCGACTTGCCTTCGGAAAGCTGTGTGTTTTATCTCTGGCCTCTTGGTATTCACAGTTTTATCTGATTTTACAGTGGAgcctttgcaaatgtgtcagatTGAAGGTTAAAAAATAGGGGGAGGGGCGAGAAATGACTAGTTTTTAGAAGCCCAGAAAGGACACGTGCACCTTATTTGAGCTACCTGTGAAAGTAAACAGGTAAACACAAGTAGAGGGCTCTTGAATTGAAGTACTGCCACTTATCATGTGCACATTTACCTCTTCTTTTGAATCCTCTTATTCAGTTGATCAAATACATCCCCAACATTCACGAAAGCACACACAGCACATCAACACTTTCATCACCGCTGGCACCAATCACTTTCTTCATTTGGGATTAAGATTTTGTATAAAGGTCACTCACTCTAGAGACCGCCCAGAATTGAAGAATTCCACGAAGCCTCCTCAAATTTGAGGCTATTCGTGTTTCCTTGGACCAATATGTTACGACCTTTTTCAGTTTGGCTACATTTATTGAATTCGATTTTGTTAATCTTTCGGTTTTAGCAAAGTGTGCTTGTTGTGTAACAAACGTATCACCACAACAGGCAAAATAAAGACGTGTTTATTTTAGGGAATAGAAGGCTGAAGGCAGAAAAATCAGTTTGTTCGGAGCATAGTCTAAGAATACTTGGATCATGAAGGTCATGTCCCTTGATCTGCATAATTCTGCTAACACGCAGTGAAACGGTACACATCTCAGTGATTTTCAAAGGACCATTGACATAGTGCTTTACATTGCACCATGATTAATTCTCCTAGAACCTTCACCTTCACCTAGAAAAATATTTACTTACCCCATGATATATACAAGTGGCTAAAGCGTGTTGAATCGAGTAAGGGGAAAATCAATTTTCACATGTGATAAAGCGCTATCTTGatcgtgttttccattttaatgGTTGAACAATCCGTCTCTTTCTATTGGACACGTAACTTTACAAAATCTATATGTGGAAATGTTTAAGGCATACCTTGCAAGGCTAAGTGCGTAAAcgcgattgttttttttttccataatggtACAAAATTATTCCAGCCTACTGTCACAGCGATTTAGTGTGAACAGTAATCTCTAACATTCCACGCTGTGGAGGTATAGCACCAGAATGATTACACACTAAAGCTAAACTATTAGTATATTAGTATGGTACAGTGCTAACATGTATGTGAtagaatgtattttgttaaaggtgtgtaattaaattattgaaataaatttgatttttctctcttcttttcacTTGAAGGTATGTTTCAATTTGCACAACCTCGGTGATTTATAGAACATTTTAATGAGGACACATTGAACTACACTAGAAGTTTGAATACTGCAGCTAAGAGCATCGATCTACAGAAAGCCACTCACAGGAACAGAGTTAGGCACAATTTGGAAGATTAGGGATACATTTCCCCTTTTTCAGTCTGGGAAAGTCTCATTTCCACATTCACTAACATAAggcttacatatatatatatatatatatatatatatatatatatatatatatatatatatatatatatatatatatatatatacttgctgTTGATGAATGTATTCATTATACATTCAATTAAATTTAAGGACTGTAAGTATTTCATTGCTGCTGgaggtttatttttgtgtttcatgtGAAAATTGTATATTATTTAGGTATCTTATTTTTCCATCATCTATGGAGTGCAGTTACTTAGATTCAAATTGAGCCAAACAATTGTTAAAATGACAACATAAACTTAGTTTATATTTGTTTATCAGATCCAAGAATTGTGCACTGCGTGCGCTATTTAGACCAGGATAAAATGTTTTGACACAGCCCTTATCTCTGCAGGAAGAGAGCACTGAGCGAGAGTGGAGATGAAGGAGTTGCCTTAATATTGTGGAAGGATTCAGAAATGAATGAAGAGATAGTCCATTGAATGCGGTTGAATGCCATGACAACTAGGAACAACCTCAGATTTATTCCAAACAGTTAGAACACATTGTACGGGGGCGTCAATCATCTATTATTTGGCTCctgaaataaatgcaaaaactgaGCTGGGACAAAAGCTTCCAACGGGAGCCGGACATTTGTCTACATTTCCCCCATTGTCCGCAGCTTAGCAATCggtttgtatttgtgtttgccCGGGTCCGACCACCCAGGATGCGCTGAGGACTTGCTAAAAACATGCAACATTGTCACCCACATCACATACTAGATAGGAGACAGAGAGgcatagaaaaatagaaaagggAGCGAAAATGAATCAgaagtgcgtgtgtgtgtgtttgttgggGGGCGTgcgagaaaaaaagaaaattataaccagaaatttatttctgcatttttgttaaaatgtatacAACTGCATGGGAGTCGTCAATAATTTGCTAATACATACACTAAAAATATAAATGGGAAACCGAAATCGATGAAGTTGCCagtttattctgatttttttttctttatttactttaatcattttatatgttttgttgaaaaaatacagaaatcgCCATTGACATGAAAAATCTATAGACAGGTCCTGTTTGAGGCAAcggatattttatttattagtttaaattgtGTGAAACTCGTAAATAATGCATCATTTTACATAGTTCTCACGGTTTCTGGGTAAATGTAAAAAAGGATCAAACCTACCGTATTCTAATGCGCACAGTGATGGCACTATGTTTCTCTAAACGTTATGTGATGCTTCCTGAAATCTTGTTTTTACAGCTAAATGATGACAACCTAGAAACTATAATTGTCATGATTTGAGCGGTGTTTAAAATAACTTCAGACACGGCGTTATCTGGAGAGTTATAGCGTGTGAGAACAAGCTTTCAAGTATTCGGCTTAAAAGTTGGCAATAGACCCCTGCACAATAGGACCAAGCGCCAATCCATGCTAAggtagttttgtttcttttgaaacAAACAAGAGTCGATGACTTTATGTTTAATTTACACTCCTTGTCCTTAAGCCTTAACCAAAATATTGACCTAAAAGGTTTACATAAATTGCTCTCTTGCCATTTTAACAATAGTATTTCATTTAGAGTGAGCATCAATGACTGAAATAAAGAGACTTTAAAACGAGCTTTTATACTGCAGTTTAGCCCCAGCTGCCAACAAGCAATTTTCCAGCTTATtgctttaatatttttacatctgTGGAGAGTATTAACGCAAATGCGTTTCAGGAGCAATTTGTTAAAAACGCGCTTTCAAGTATGCGGAATATAAAGCTACTTGGAGGTCCTTTGTATGTAAATAGGGTGTAAAAAAGGCCCTCCCCATCTTTGTAATTAATTGACACGTTATACCACTCATCATTTTCTGAAGCACCAATGGTAGAGGCTCGGATCTCCCCAAAACCCACAATTTCACATCTGCAAACACTGTCTTCATCCACTTGACTCCCAAGACCCGCCCACACGTGGCCAACCTTTTGCGTTTTTAATGCTTTTTCACTGCAGGTTCATCTGTGCACACCAACCTTATATGGACTGATCGGTCCAGTAATGGCTTATTTCTTCGTCGCACCCGCCGGTAGCACAGGGTCCATGAGGCACATATAGTCCTCCAGGCACTTTGGCACTCTTCCTGGACTTACACAACTGAATCCACTACTTTACAAGCAATTGGTTTAAGTACACTGCTTAATCTGCCTCCATTCTAGTTAGATATCTgacactgtattagcctggctctttttgccttttctttgtgaaagaaaaagaagacgaaacagaagaagaagaaaaaaaaacttaaattccGTTTTGTGTTTATTGCTACAGAGGATTGCCAAACTGGTGCTGCAACTTTCCTGCATAAATTTACCCCGAATATGTCGTTGACCAACACAAAGACGGGCTTTTCAGTAAAGGACATCTTGGACCTCCCTGACACCAACGATGAAGAGGGCTCTGTTGCAGAAGGAGCGGAGGAAGACACAGAGGGGTCCGAAGCAACAAAAACGGCTGGAGTTTTGGGGCAAAGCCCCCTTGAAAACGTACAAAACCTTCCTTTAAAGAACCCATTTTATGATAACAGTGATAATCCTTACACAAGATGGCTTGCCACTACGGAGAGCATTCAGTATTCAAGTGAGTACTTTTCAAATGTTGAAGTTACATAGTGGGTTTTATTACTTCTTGCTCTCTTCCACTTGCTTTtcgattatttaattaaatgctaACAGACGCTACTCTGTTTTCTTATATTCTTAAAATCCCGAACGTAAGCCATAGGTTACTAATGCATTCCCCGGCATAGGTTCAGCTTATATAACGGCAACAtgcataacatttttaattgctttattaacAGCTGACCGGCACTGAAAATGGtagcatttatttgtttaatcgATGTGTTTCTGTACTGAATACATCGTTTTTCCTTCGTTTTAGAAATATTCgtttcagatgtttatttttaactgtgatAGCTAAACTGAATAATGTGACTGACTAATCATTTCCTCAAACTGTAAAGTCTCTAATATGCTTTATGTTACGACAAGCGTTATTTCTTTCTTGTGACATTTTTGAATTAAGGAGTATACAGTTGATGCGAGTTTGCAGTCCCCTTACTCTTGAGTTGCCTTCCTCTTAGAGAGAACATATTATCTTACTTGTTTAAGCTGTAaagtgcgtttttttttttttttttttgcaataattgACTTGTATTAGTAAAGCAATCTATTCTATTATAGTCTGTGAAAAAGGGCGCTTTAGAGAATTAAGCTATTgaagtttttattctaaatttCATTGTGAATCTTCTAAGGGAGTCGTGTTAGGCAGCTACATTGTCTCTAGTTTAGATAATTGTTGCTAATTTTATCTTGTGAACACTTTTATTTCGTAAATTAAAATGTGAGTTAAAGAATCGATTCTGCATCAGGAAAACTCGAACCTAAATATATGAAACATTGAAAAATAGcagggaaaatgtatttttagcttAAAAGCGTAACTTGTGATTGGACTGTTTTGTCGGACAACGTCTCTTCGGGAATTTTGTAATTCTGAGCACATAAATGAAACGAATCGATGCCATCAGCTATTCCGTTAAACGATTATATGACTGTATGCCACAGTACTGACCACATTTTAAAGTGTATTATAACCGATGAATGAGAGACCTTATGTTGAAATAAGCCagtctggaaaatgaaaaaaaaagtaaactagtGAATACCCTAGTGAGTGTCTGTTTGATGCTACTTAACATAACGGCTAAACTACATCGCGCAGGCATAAGTAGTTTTAGAATGCAGGCGATGTTTAAGTTACCAGATGAGCTGTGACCTCTTCTTAAAATGCGTATACTGCGCagatttataatttgtatttgcaTGATAAATCTAAATGTAAAATGGTCTGGATTACAtggattatattttatttgagaCGTCTTAGAGACAAAATAATTGCAGGTGAAAGACTACACAGTGTAATCAgcgttttctgtgttgtttttaatGCCTTCCTTTTAACGGCTTTGGATTGTCTGATTCCAGATGTATTCTTTTGCTTCTAGTTGAAGGGCACTAAACATTTTATCTGCTCTTTACCTCAAAGCTGTCAGTATTCCGGGAAATGTTAAATTAACAAACCGTTAGCAAACATAAAAACTTCCTCGAAGAATTTCCGATGCGACCCAGTGTTGTTTAAAGCCGTTAAAGATCAGTAACTGGCATTTTATACAGTAGAatttattttctatctatctatctatctatctatctatctatctatctatctatctatctatctatctatctaattcattaATTCACATATTacgtaagcttttttttttaataattactgAACCCTTACATGCTGATGGTCTATACTCTTTCCTGTAGTTATATTTTGCTGTTGTTGCCCAAGTAttcattgatttctttttctgctgTTGTTCACGCAGTACATGGTTTATCATCCAACTCCCAACAACAGGACTCCTCGGCTAAGTCGCCAGAGCCTTCTGCTGATGAATCCCAAGACAACGACAAGGAGACCTCAAGCAACGGCAGCGACTCCGGGAAGAAGCGGAAGAGGAGAGTACTTTTCTCTAAGGCTCAGACTTATGAGTTGGAGCGGCGTTTCAGGCAACAGAGGTACCTCTCAGCTCCCGAAAGGGAACACCTGGCTAGTCTGATCCGTCTCACACCAACCCAAGTGAAAATCTGGTTCCAAAATCACCGATACAAGATGAAGCGGGCTCGAGCAGAGAAAGGTATGGAAGTGACTCATCTCCCTTCCCCGCGTCGGGTGGCAGTGCCCGTCTTAGTCAGGGACGGCAAACCGTGTCATACTCTCAAAGCTCAGGACTTGGCAGCCACTTTCCAGGCTGGAATTCCCTTCTCGGCGTATAGCGCCCAGTCTCTCCAGCATATGCAATATAATGCCCAGTACAGTTCAACCGGTACTTCCCAGTTTCCCACAGCGCATCACTTGGTGCAAACCCAGCAGTGGACTTGGTGAACTATAAAGACTGTCAAAATAGGCTTGGGGTTAAAGAAACTCAAAagaacagaataaagaaaaaaaaaaaaaaagacttcgaCATTTTACAGCTTCATTAATTTCAACAATTTTATTTTGGGGTGTTTCGTGCGTCATGTTTACATgaagttattattttttgtcggtttagtttttgttttgttttgttctgttttgcttAATCATGAAAATCATTTTCTGCCTCCATagatctgaacattttaatgttCTTGTGATTTTTGTAAAGTATGTTTGTGTGATGtagagatgtttatttttttattttaacatttttgttcacTCGTGTATAAAGCACGTACAGAAACACTTTaaatatagatattttatttcatgtttcttttATATTGAACTTGATATATTTATAGCCATGTAAAAATTTGGcaaattttagtttattttaatatttccatttattattattattattattattttgtaaatatttttgtggtcAATGTCGCCATACAGCTAACCATTCAGGAAGTTTGGCTGGAAACAAATATTATATCACCCCATACTTATCCCCAATCCGAAAATAATGATAACATGGGGAAAGAAATCAGAATAAAGGATATACAAAGATATCGTTAATAATTATGTGAATAACCATAAATAAACGCGAATTAATGGAGGCTTTCCGGTTTTTATAAgtcttttaataaaaatgctgTGTTTCAGAAACTACGTTTGGGTTGGTTCTCTTGACTATTGTCATAAATAATTACTATTTTATCTTAAGCTATCTAAGAAACAAAACTTTCTCTTTCCcagaagatttatttatttatttatttatttatttatttatttatttatttatttgcttgccTGTCGACGTTCTTTAGTGTTTGGATTACATGCAAAGTATCCAGTTGCTGCTAGCCATGTTTTGTTACAGAGTGTTCTTAAATATCAGATGACTCGACCATGC
This genomic interval carries:
- the nkx2.2a gene encoding homeobox protein Nkx-2.2a; translated protein: MSLTNTKTGFSVKDILDLPDTNDEEGSVAEGAEEDTEGSEATKTAGVLGQSPLENVQNLPLKNPFYDNSDNPYTRWLATTESIQYSIHGLSSNSQQQDSSAKSPEPSADESQDNDKETSSNGSDSGKKRKRRVLFSKAQTYELERRFRQQRYLSAPEREHLASLIRLTPTQVKIWFQNHRYKMKRARAEKGMEVTHLPSPRRVAVPVLVRDGKPCHTLKAQDLAATFQAGIPFSAYSAQSLQHMQYNAQYSSTGTSQFPTAHHLVQTQQWTW